From bacterium, one genomic window encodes:
- a CDS encoding DUF3795 domain-containing protein: MKEIVANQNLVAYCGLYCGACGAYLRDKCPACHDNQKAQWCKIRSCCIENQYSSCADCKEFTNPNECKKFNNIFSKIFGLIFKSDRAACIQQIREMGIQGHAENMAQYKRQSIKRKK; encoded by the coding sequence ATGAAAGAAATTGTGGCCAATCAAAATTTGGTAGCATATTGTGGTCTTTATTGTGGTGCCTGCGGGGCGTATCTTAGAGATAAATGCCCCGCTTGCCACGATAACCAAAAAGCACAATGGTGCAAAATTAGATCATGCTGTATTGAGAATCAATACTCATCATGTGCTGACTGTAAAGAATTTACAAATCCTAATGAGTGCAAAAAGTTTAACAATATTTTTTCTAAAATCTTCGGTTTAATATTCAAATCTGACAGAGCAGCATGTATTCAACAAATTCGTGAAATGGGAATCCAAGGCCATGCTGAGAATATGGCTCAATATAAGCGTCAATCAATTAAAAGAAAAAAGTGA